Proteins found in one Podarcis muralis chromosome 5, rPodMur119.hap1.1, whole genome shotgun sequence genomic segment:
- the DENND2C gene encoding DENN domain-containing protein 2C, with amino-acid sequence MHPTGSTDPGFSRTAVQTLSRSHCRNIKQKISQWEGRTQGGCQEERQKPQDFGVKYGQESRRQTVGLGHSRHSEGLANIQSLGLDFRENSRLCCVTEEEEERLQEAPESPLVEQLPNGVISEGEDEADWQGERLPPGNFYTSRELWKQIEALPPDQVLALALDLKRKRESCGSTEKELNLAPTKSLENIYCDVEGQEGRPAINPVPKPRRTFRYLSEKDHTDCPNGGYAERKAPERQSNGGCPASTSHDTGQKVVSRGIRSRSKRKSFEFEDIQGYRNRLAAIEYQKLHEELNGTTSVRLYCTQSEDNLYEDIIDPAKENLYEDIKVKPLWRIPSAWKLPPARSTIKPPKLPPKPHFLHRKTLELKTTRICLRGRLPKDTTLPVTLTEWKFFKAGEAGSRKRKNLPRLVLKIQEIFDSKRGKKRVKLVAQTGKEVSPARGETNGYDSEPENLPKSRHKRLLQVQAQSKRNPHYQTLERDLIEFQEQQLFELFVVVSLQKKPSDATYTPQIIQQFPSKPDHPFRQSKDTEERLKVIPKFCFPDPKDWCPTSESKSETFSFVLTGEDGSRWFGYCKKLLPEGKGKRLPEVYCMVSRLGCFNLFSKILDEVEKRREMSPALVHPFMRSVMEAPFPAPGRTITVKSFLPGAGNEVIELCRPLDSRLEHVDFECLFKCLSVSHLIQVCASLLLERRVIFVADNLSTLSKCGHAVVAALYPFTWQHTYIPVLPDSMIDIVCSPTPFLIGILSCSLTQLQDLPIEEVLIVDLCADTFLQQVSDEDEILPHKLQAALVQILEERNEILSRERNYTQGDVTLDLLVSEAFVRFFVEIVGHYSLHMHVTEKGERVFQRDPFRKSHTSRNVRHFLDIFMETQMFAGFIQDRELRKSGVKGLFEVRALEYLETIPESEPSGMNKILRSLGSKMKFLQKK; translated from the exons ATGCACCCCACGGGCAGCACAGATCCTGGCTTTTCCCGCACTGCTGTGCAAACCCTGTCTCGTAGCCACTGCCGGAACATAAAACAAAAGATTTCTCAGTGGGAGGGTCGGACTCAAGGGGGTTGCCAGGAGGAAAGACAGAAGCCCCAGGACTTTGGGGTCAAGTATGGTCAAGAGAGCAGGAGACAGACGGTGGGACTTGGGCACAGCAGGCATTCAGAAGGACTAGCAAACATTCAGAGCCTTGGCTTAGATTTCCGGGAAAACTCTCGCCTCTGCTGTGtgactgaggaggaagaggagaggctccAAGAGGCTCCAGAGAGCCCCTTGGTTGAGCAGCTCCCCAATGGTGTTATATCTGAAGGAGAGGATGAGGCGGACTGGCAGGGGGAGAGGCTCCCTCCAGGGAACTTCTACACCTCACGGGAGCTGTGGAAACAGATAGAAGCCCTTCCTCCCGACCAAGTCCTCGCTCTGGCTTTGGACCTGAAAAGAAAGCGGGAAAGCTGTGGCTCAACAGAGAAGGAGCTGAACCTGGCTCCGACAAAGAGCTTGGAGAACATCTACTGTGACGTTGAAGGTCAGGAGGGGCGGCCAGCCATCAATCCGGTACCCAAACCACGAAGGACTTTCCGATACCTGTCTGAGAAGGACCACACAGATTGCCCTAATGGAGGCTATGCCGAGAGGAAGGCACCAGAACGTCAGTCTAATGGTGGCTGTCCTGCCTCAACCTCCCATGACACTGGGCAGAAAGTGGTCAGCAGAGGAATCCGAAGCAGATCCAAGAG AAAGTCCTTTGAATTTGAGGACATCCAAGGTTACCGAAACCGGCTAGCAGCCATTGAGTACCAAAAGCTCCATGAAGAATTGAATGGCACCACAAGTGTCCGCCTCTATTGCACGCAATCGGAGGACAACCTCTATGAGGACATTATTG ATCCTGCTAAGGAGAACCTGTATGAAGACATCAAAGTGAAGCCTCTCTGGAGGATCCCCTCTGCTTGGAAGCTGCCTCCTGCCCGGAGCACCATCAAGCCTCCCAAG CTACCCCCGAAGCCACACTTCCTTCACCGCAAAACCTTGGAGCTAAAGACCACAAGGATCTGCCTGCGTGGGAGACTGCCGAAGGACACAACTCTACCTGTTACACTGACGGAGTGGAAGTTCTTCAAAGCAGGCGAGGCtggaagcaggaagaggaagaatcTACCTCGG CTTGTGTTGAAGATTCAGGAAATCTTTGACTCCAAACGAGGGAAGAAGAGGGTGAAGTTGGTGGCCCAGACAGGAAAAGAAGTTTCTCCAGCCAGAG GTGAAACCAATGGGTATGACAGTGAACCGGAGAATCTGCCAAAAA GTCGCCATAAGCGCCTGCTGCAGGTACAGGCTCAGTCCAAGAGAAATCCACACTACCAGACTCTGGAGCGGGACCTCATCGAGTTCCAGGAGCAGCAGCTCTTTGAGCTCTTTGTGGTGGTGTCACTACAGAAGAAGCCATCAGATGCAACATACACCCCACAGATTATACAGCAGTTTCCTAGCAAG CCTGACCACCCCTTTCGGCAGTCTAAGGACACTGAAGAGAGGCTAAAGGTCATCCCCAAATTCTGTTTTCCTGACCCCAAAGACTGGTGCCCGACATCAGAGTCGAAGAG CGAAACATTTTCCTTTGTGCTGACTGGTGAGGATGGCAGCCGCTGGTTCGGATATTGCAAGAAGCTCCTG CCAGAAGGGAAAGGCAAACGACTGCCTGAGGTATACTGCATGGTGAGTCGCCTCGGCTGCTTCAACCTTTTCTCTAAG ATATTGGATGAAGTGGAGAAGAGGCGTGAGATGTCCCCAGCCCTTGTGCACCCATTCATGCGCAGCGTCATGGAGGCACCGTTCCCTGCTCCTGGGCGCACCATCACTGTGAAGAGTTTCCTGCCGGGAGCAGGAAATGAG GTAATTGAGCTTTGCCGTCCCCTGGACTCGCGTCTGGAACATGTTGACTTTGAATGCCTGTTTAAGTGCCTCAGTGTCTCTCACTTGATCCAAGTCTGCGCTTCTCTCctgctggaaaggagggtgatcTTTGTTGCTGACAATTTGAG CACCTTGTCCAAATGTGGTCATGCTGTGGTTGCAGCACTCTACCCGTTCACCTGGCAACACACTTATATCCCTGTCCTGCCAGATTCTATGATAGACATTGTCTGCTCACCTACCCCTTTCCTTATTGGCATCCTCTCCTGCTCCTTAACTCAGCTCCAGGACCTGCCCATTGAAGAG GTACTGATTGTTGATCTGTGCGCAGATACATTTTTACAACAG GTTTCAGATGAAGATGAAATCCTACCTCACAAGCTCCAAGCTGCTCTCGTACAGATCTTAGAAGAGAGAAATGAAATCTTGTCTCGGGAGCGGAATTACACACAAG GTGACGTGACTCTGGACTTGTTGGTGTCGGAGGCTTTTGTGCGCTTCTTCGTGGAGATTGTGGGGCACTACTCCCTGCACATGCATGTCACTGAGAAAGGAGAGCGGGTGTTCCAGCGGGATCCCTTCCGGAAGTCCCACACCTCCCGCAATGTGCGCCATTTCCTAGACATCTTCATGGAGACACAAATGTTCGCTGGTTTCATACAGGATCGAGAGCTACGGAAGAGCGGGGTTAAAG GCTTGTTTGAAGTCCGTGCCTTGGAGTATTTGGAGACCATTCCAGAGTCTGAGCCAAGTGGGATGAACAAAATCCTCCGTAGTCTGG GTAGCAAAATGAAATTTCTGCAAAAGAAGTGA